Proteins from a single region of Haloterrigena alkaliphila:
- a CDS encoding GNAT family N-acetyltransferase produces MDGGDGTNESEEAPGIEGTGGYVRTATAADALEVRRILDGAMLEPGDVEPRIAEGSVLVAGDRPGNDRDAERILGTVVLETDGEAGAHVSAIGVRRRHRARGIGRALIDRALDRERRLTARFDEGVRPFYESLSFSIEQVDDQRYRGVAVATDRS; encoded by the coding sequence ATGGACGGGGGCGACGGAACGAACGAATCCGAGGAAGCGCCCGGTATCGAGGGAACGGGCGGCTACGTCCGCACCGCAACCGCGGCCGACGCCCTCGAGGTGCGGCGCATCCTCGACGGGGCCATGCTCGAGCCCGGCGACGTCGAACCCCGAATCGCGGAGGGGAGCGTCCTCGTCGCGGGCGACCGGCCCGGCAACGACCGCGACGCCGAGCGAATTCTGGGAACCGTCGTCCTCGAGACCGACGGCGAGGCCGGCGCCCACGTGTCGGCGATCGGCGTGCGCCGGCGCCACCGCGCCCGGGGAATCGGCCGGGCGCTGATCGACCGCGCGCTCGATCGCGAGCGCCGACTGACGGCGCGGTTCGACGAGGGAGTCCGTCCGTTCTACGAGTCGCTGTCGTTCTCGATCGAACAGGTCGACGACCAGCGATATCGCGGCGTCGCGGTCGCGACGGATCGATCGTGA
- a CDS encoding peroxiredoxin family protein — protein sequence MSGDDLEERLPNVGPGPDPLALAELAAPVAPADPTTTDDADTAHEALVLLLHRDHHAGQCRRQVRAVADRYDEFRERGCQVVSVVPEPRERVSEWQERYDLPYPLCADPEATVGETFDQPVRFGPLGRHFDFFGRMPAAIVLDIDDEGDLEVVAAHRGRTNMDRPDIDELLAAVDRRT from the coding sequence ATGTCAGGTGACGACCTCGAGGAGCGTCTCCCGAACGTCGGTCCGGGGCCGGATCCGCTCGCGCTCGCCGAACTCGCGGCGCCGGTCGCGCCCGCCGATCCGACGACCACCGACGACGCCGACACGGCCCACGAGGCTCTCGTCCTGTTGCTCCACCGCGATCACCACGCCGGACAGTGTCGCCGGCAGGTCCGGGCCGTCGCCGACCGCTACGACGAGTTCCGCGAGCGGGGCTGTCAGGTCGTCTCGGTCGTCCCCGAACCACGCGAGCGCGTCAGCGAGTGGCAGGAACGCTACGACCTCCCCTACCCGCTCTGTGCCGACCCCGAGGCGACGGTCGGCGAGACCTTCGACCAGCCGGTTCGATTCGGTCCGCTCGGGCGGCACTTCGATTTCTTCGGCCGAATGCCCGCCGCGATCGTCCTCGACATCGACGACGAGGGCGACCTCGAGGTCGTCGCCGCCCACCGCGGCCGGACGAACATGGACCGACCCGACATCGACGAGTTGTTGGCCGCGGTCGACCGACGAACCTGA
- the samp2 gene encoding ubiquitin-like small modifier protein SAMP2 produces the protein MRVTVDVKGEATHEIDLDDLESVSPAGPTAGEAATPTPDDETSPTSDDETTPTYADLLREIDLSPHEVSVLVDGRPVPEDQPVESDRVTVLRLIKGGAA, from the coding sequence ATGCGCGTCACCGTGGACGTCAAGGGCGAGGCCACCCACGAGATCGACCTCGACGACCTCGAGTCGGTGTCGCCGGCGGGGCCGACCGCGGGCGAAGCGGCGACCCCGACTCCGGACGACGAGACGTCTCCGACTTCAGACGACGAGACGACCCCGACGTACGCCGACCTCCTCCGCGAGATCGATCTCAGCCCCCACGAGGTGAGCGTGCTCGTCGACGGGCGGCCGGTTCCCGAGGATCAGCCCGTCGAGAGCGATCGCGTGACGGTCTTACGGCTGATCAAGGGCGGCGCCGCGTGA